In one Thermococcus sp. 2319x1 genomic region, the following are encoded:
- a CDS encoding class I SAM-dependent methyltransferase: MSHYYSEEPNVPLKTKTIEVVLRGERFKFITASGVFSFGKLDLGTKLLIESAILDKDWEVLDLGCGYGVIGIVASRFVKRVVMVDINKRAVSIAKKNLKINNVKNAEVRWGHLYEPVKGERFHSIITNPPVHAGKDVLREIVINAPHHLYDGGLLQIVIRTNQGAKYIKGLMEENFKEVKEIAKGSGFRVYAGIA, from the coding sequence ATGAGCCACTACTACTCCGAAGAGCCCAACGTCCCGCTGAAGACGAAGACCATTGAGGTAGTGCTTAGGGGAGAGCGCTTTAAATTTATCACAGCGAGCGGGGTTTTCTCCTTTGGAAAGCTCGATTTAGGAACTAAGCTCTTAATTGAGAGTGCCATATTAGACAAGGATTGGGAAGTTTTGGATTTGGGATGTGGCTATGGGGTGATTGGAATAGTTGCCTCACGCTTCGTTAAGCGCGTTGTTATGGTAGACATCAATAAGAGAGCCGTGAGCATAGCAAAGAAAAACTTAAAAATCAACAACGTTAAGAATGCCGAGGTAAGATGGGGCCATCTTTATGAGCCTGTAAAGGGAGAAAGGTTCCACAGCATAATAACGAATCCTCCGGTGCATGCTGGGAAGGATGTGCTGAGGGAAATAGTTATAAATGCACCCCATCATCTCTACGATGGAGGATTGCTTCAAATTGTCATTCGCACTAATCAAGGCGCAAAGTATATTAAGGGACTCATGGAGGAGAACTTCAAGGAAGTAAAAGAAATTGCGAAGGGATCGGGCTTTAGGGTGTATGCCGGGATCGCCTAG
- a CDS encoding 30S ribosomal protein S13: protein MADFRHIVRVANVDIDGHKQLRWALTGIKGIGINFATMVCRVAGLDPKMKAGYLTDEQVKTIEAVLENPVKHGIPAWAVNRPKDYETGKDLHLTGAKLVMAWREDVNRLRRIRAYRGIRHELGLPVRGQRTRSNFRRGATVGVSRKKK, encoded by the coding sequence ATGGCTGACTTTAGACATATCGTGCGTGTGGCGAATGTTGATATAGACGGGCACAAACAGCTTAGATGGGCCCTCACCGGAATTAAGGGTATAGGAATAAACTTTGCAACAATGGTATGCAGAGTTGCAGGGTTGGACCCAAAAATGAAGGCAGGTTACCTTACCGATGAGCAGGTAAAGACCATTGAGGCCGTACTTGAAAATCCAGTAAAACACGGCATCCCCGCATGGGCAGTAAACAGACCAAAGGACTACGAGACTGGAAAAGATTTACACCTTACTGGAGCAAAGCTCGTCATGGCATGGCGTGAGGACGTTAACAGGCTCAGGAGAATCAGGGCTTATAGGGGTATTAGGCATGAACTTGGTCTTCCAGTGAGAGGACAGAGGACTAGATCAAACTTCAGAAGAGGAGCTACAGTTGGTGTTAGCAGAAAGAAGAAGTGA
- a CDS encoding 30S ribosomal protein S4, whose amino-acid sequence MGDPKRQRKRYETPSHPWIKERLDRERVLMQKYALKNKKELWKHETQLKNFRRRARRLLAARGKQAEIERAQLLQRLARLGLLQEGAHLDDVLSLTIEDILERRLQTMVFKKGLARTIKQARQLIVHGHIEVNGQIIRSPSYLVLKEEEDGITYAKTSPFANSQHPERMVIEEAQKGEAQ is encoded by the coding sequence ATGGGAGATCCAAAAAGGCAAAGGAAGAGATACGAAACTCCCTCTCATCCTTGGATTAAGGAGAGACTCGACAGAGAGAGAGTTTTAATGCAGAAGTATGCCCTCAAGAACAAGAAGGAGCTTTGGAAGCATGAAACTCAACTTAAGAACTTTAGAAGAAGGGCAAGAAGATTACTGGCTGCTAGAGGTAAGCAGGCAGAAATTGAAAGAGCTCAGCTCCTCCAGAGATTGGCCAGACTTGGTTTGCTCCAGGAGGGAGCTCACCTTGATGATGTTCTCTCCCTTACAATAGAGGACATTCTTGAGAGAAGACTACAAACGATGGTATTTAAGAAGGGATTGGCGAGAACAATAAAACAGGCCAGACAGCTAATCGTTCACGGACACATCGAAGTAAATGGGCAGATAATAAGGTCTCCGAGCTATCTCGTGCTCAAGGAAGAGGAAGATGGCATAACCTATGCAAAGACTTCACCTTTTGCAAACTCCCAGCACCCCGAGAGAATGGTTATTGAGGAGGCCCAAAAGGGTGAGGCACAATGA
- a CDS encoding 30S ribosomal protein S11, protein MSEEVNIKKKEKWGVAHIYASYNNTIIHITDLTGAETISRWSGGMVVKADRDESSPYAAMIAAKRAAEEALEKGIVGVHIKVRAPGGSKSKNPGPGAQAAIRALARAGLKIGRVEDVTPIPHDGTRPKGGRRGRRV, encoded by the coding sequence ATGAGTGAGGAAGTTAACATCAAAAAGAAGGAAAAATGGGGAGTTGCCCACATATATGCATCTTACAACAACACAATCATTCACATAACCGACTTAACCGGAGCTGAGACAATATCAAGATGGAGCGGTGGAATGGTTGTTAAGGCAGATAGAGACGAGTCATCCCCATATGCTGCAATGATTGCCGCTAAAAGGGCAGCTGAGGAAGCCCTCGAAAAGGGCATTGTTGGCGTTCACATAAAAGTTAGAGCACCAGGTGGAAGCAAAAGCAAGAATCCTGGACCGGGAGCACAGGCAGCTATTAGGGCTCTTGCAAGAGCAGGGCTCAAAATAGGCAGAGTTGAAGATGTTACACCAATACCGCACGATGGTACAAGACCAAAGGGCGGCAGAAGGGGAAGGAGAGTTTGA
- a CDS encoding DNA-directed RNA polymerase subunit D — MRKMQIKILEKRDNAIRFILEGVDVAFANALRRTIIGEVPTFAVDEVEFYENDSALFDEIIAHRLALIPLTTPSDRFELDALELDDYTVTLSLEAEGPAIIYSGDLKSDDPDVKPVTPDIPIVKLAEGQRLVFNAYAKLGRGKDHAKWQPGFAYYKYLTKVHVSKGIPNWEKIKELATKKKFPIEENESELIISTLTSLYLPREFDQYLGDKIKEEVVPNTFVFTVESNGELPVEEMVALALKILMRKSDKFINELHKLAE; from the coding sequence GTGAGAAAAATGCAAATAAAAATTCTTGAAAAAAGGGACAATGCAATACGGTTCATTTTAGAGGGCGTTGATGTTGCATTTGCAAACGCGCTTAGAAGAACAATAATCGGGGAAGTCCCAACTTTTGCCGTTGATGAGGTGGAATTCTACGAGAACGATTCTGCCCTTTTTGATGAGATAATTGCTCACAGGTTGGCGCTAATTCCCTTGACAACTCCTTCAGATAGATTTGAGCTTGATGCCTTGGAGTTAGATGACTATACCGTTACATTAAGTCTGGAAGCGGAAGGTCCTGCAATAATTTACTCCGGGGATTTAAAGAGTGACGATCCGGATGTAAAACCCGTGACTCCAGATATCCCAATAGTCAAACTAGCTGAAGGCCAGAGACTTGTTTTTAACGCATACGCAAAGCTTGGCAGGGGAAAAGACCATGCGAAATGGCAGCCCGGCTTTGCATACTACAAGTATCTCACAAAGGTGCACGTAAGCAAGGGGATTCCTAACTGGGAAAAAATCAAAGAGCTGGCAACTAAAAAGAAGTTTCCCATCGAAGAAAACGAGAGCGAGCTTATCATATCTACTCTAACAAGCCTTTATCTGCCAAGGGAATTTGATCAGTATTTGGGAGATAAAATTAAAGAAGAAGTAGTGCCAAATACATTCGTCTTTACGGTAGAAAGCAATGGAGAACTCCCCGTTGAGGAAATGGTAGCTTTAGCGCTCAAAATTTTAATGAGAAAGAGCGATAAATTTATAAACGAGCTTCATAAATTAGCCGAATAG
- a CDS encoding 50S ribosomal protein L18e, protein MKRTGPTDINLRRLIRYLRKKSNEENVKIWKDIAWRLERPRRQRAEVNISKINRYTKEGDMVVVPGSVLGAGNLDHKVIVAAWKFSEKAKEKIIQAGGEAITIEELVERNPKGSGVIIME, encoded by the coding sequence ATGAAGAGGACTGGTCCAACTGATATTAACTTGAGAAGGCTCATTCGCTATCTGAGAAAGAAGTCCAACGAGGAGAATGTTAAGATATGGAAGGACATAGCTTGGCGCTTGGAAAGGCCGAGAAGGCAGAGGGCTGAGGTAAATATTAGCAAGATAAACAGATATACCAAAGAAGGAGACATGGTTGTGGTTCCAGGGAGCGTTCTTGGAGCTGGAAACTTGGATCATAAGGTCATAGTTGCGGCATGGAAGTTCAGTGAAAAGGCAAAAGAAAAGATCATTCAAGCGGGTGGGGAGGCAATAACAATCGAAGAGCTTGTAGAGAGAAATCCAAAGGGTAGTGGAGTAATCATAATGGAGTGA
- the rplM gene encoding 50S ribosomal protein L13, which yields MRIINADGLILGRLASKVAKMLLEGEEVVIVNAEKAIITGNREFIFEKYKQRTELRTRTNPRRGPFYPKRSDEIVRRTIRGMLPWKTDRGRKAFKRLKVYAGIPKEFEDKELETIAEAHMSRLKTPKYVTVGEVAKFLGGKF from the coding sequence ATGAGGATTATTAATGCTGATGGTTTAATACTCGGAAGGCTTGCTTCAAAAGTTGCCAAGATGCTCCTTGAGGGAGAAGAAGTGGTTATCGTTAACGCTGAAAAGGCAATCATCACCGGAAACAGGGAGTTCATCTTTGAGAAGTACAAGCAGAGAACGGAACTAAGAACAAGAACAAACCCAAGAAGGGGACCATTTTATCCGAAAAGAAGCGACGAAATAGTTAGAAGGACCATTAGGGGCATGCTTCCATGGAAGACTGACAGAGGAAGGAAAGCCTTTAAGAGACTAAAGGTCTACGCTGGAATCCCAAAAGAGTTTGAAGATAAAGAGCTGGAGACAATTGCTGAAGCTCATATGTCAAGACTTAAAACCCCCAAATATGTAACTGTTGGAGAGGTTGCCAAATTCCTTGGTGGAAAGTTCTGA
- a CDS encoding 30S ribosomal protein S9, which yields MRIIQTAGKRKTAIARATIKEGKGRVRINNKPVEIIEPEIARFTIMEPLVLAGEEIVSKVDIDVKVEGGGFMGQAEAARVAIARALVEWTGDMNLKEKFMKYDRTMLVGDSRRTEPHKPNRSTKGPRAKRQKSYR from the coding sequence ATGAGGATAATTCAAACTGCAGGAAAGAGAAAAACTGCCATTGCGAGAGCTACCATAAAGGAAGGTAAAGGGAGAGTTAGGATAAACAACAAGCCCGTTGAGATTATTGAGCCAGAAATAGCCCGTTTCACAATAATGGAGCCACTTGTTTTGGCTGGAGAGGAGATAGTTAGTAAAGTAGACATTGACGTCAAAGTCGAAGGCGGAGGTTTCATGGGGCAGGCCGAGGCTGCAAGGGTTGCGATAGCGAGGGCATTGGTAGAATGGACCGGTGACATGAACCTCAAAGAAAAGTTTATGAAGTATGACAGGACTATGCTCGTTGGCGACTCAAGAAGAACAGAACCACACAAGCCAAACCGCTCTACAAAGGGTCCAAGGGCAAAGAGGCAAAAGAGTTACCGTTGA
- a CDS encoding DNA-directed RNA polymerase subunit N has translation MIVPVRCFTCGKVIGDKYYIFKERVEKGEDPEKVLDELGLERYCCRRMLLSHVELIDEIMHYRVY, from the coding sequence TTGATAGTTCCCGTGAGATGTTTCACATGCGGAAAGGTGATTGGGGATAAGTATTACATCTTTAAAGAGCGTGTTGAAAAAGGGGAAGATCCCGAAAAAGTACTCGATGAGCTTGGCCTCGAGAGGTACTGCTGCAGGAGAATGCTCCTCAGCCACGTTGAATTGATAGATGAGATAATGCACTACAGAGTATATTGA
- a CDS encoding DNA-directed RNA polymerase subunit K has protein sequence MFRYTRFEKARIIGARALQIAMGAPVLIDVPEGATPLEAAIMEFEKGIIPITVIRPS, from the coding sequence ATGTTTAGATACACGAGATTTGAAAAGGCGCGTATAATAGGGGCAAGGGCACTGCAGATCGCTATGGGGGCTCCCGTGTTAATTGACGTACCTGAAGGGGCCACACCGTTAGAAGCTGCGATAATGGAGTTTGAGAAGGGTATAATCCCAATAACAGTTATAAGGCCGAGTTGA
- the rpsB gene encoding 30S ribosomal protein S2 produces MEEYLVPLDQYLAAGVHIGTQQKTKDMKRFIYRVRQDGLYVLDVRKTDERLRAAGKFLAKFDPESILAVSVRLYGQKPVKKFGEVTGARAIPGRFLPGTMTNPQVKNFFEPDVLIVTDPRADHQAMKEAIEIGIPVVALVDTENLLSYVDLAIPTNNKGRKALALIYWILAREVLFNRGDINSREDFKIPVEEFEMKIIRE; encoded by the coding sequence ATGGAAGAGTATTTGGTTCCACTCGACCAATATTTGGCTGCGGGTGTTCACATTGGAACACAGCAGAAAACAAAGGATATGAAGCGCTTCATATACAGGGTTAGGCAGGATGGTCTATACGTGCTCGATGTAAGGAAAACAGACGAGAGACTCAGGGCTGCAGGAAAGTTCTTGGCAAAGTTCGATCCAGAGAGTATACTAGCAGTAAGTGTAAGGCTCTACGGCCAAAAGCCAGTTAAGAAGTTTGGAGAAGTTACTGGAGCAAGGGCAATACCGGGAAGATTTTTACCCGGAACAATGACAAACCCGCAGGTTAAGAACTTCTTTGAACCCGATGTTCTCATAGTGACTGACCCAAGAGCCGACCATCAAGCGATGAAAGAAGCAATAGAGATTGGAATTCCAGTAGTGGCCCTTGTCGATACGGAGAACCTTTTAAGCTATGTGGACTTGGCAATTCCAACGAACAATAAAGGAAGAAAGGCTCTGGCTTTAATTTACTGGATACTTGCAAGGGAAGTTCTCTTTAACAGAGGGGACATCAACAGCAGGGAAGACTTCAAAATCCCTGTGGAAGAGTTTGAGATGAAAATAATCAGAGAATGA
- a CDS encoding nitroreductase family protein, with protein MNLDGAILNRMSVRYYEERSVEEEKLEDLIKSAIRAPTASGLENWLFVVYKDESIRKRIHEIMYEAHAEYYRAYGLPEEKIEKLKTKIFEKGMYRAPVYVGVFVDRETRFLKGKEYEEIEFLWSVESAAMAIENLMLKAVELGLGTCYIGVTSLEKYQRELREMAELGENWYLVGLVPVGYPAEKIAPRPRRKSLEKILKII; from the coding sequence ATGAATCTCGATGGGGCGATACTCAACAGGATGTCCGTGAGATATTACGAAGAGAGAAGCGTAGAGGAAGAAAAGCTAGAAGACCTAATAAAATCTGCAATAAGGGCTCCTACTGCAAGTGGTCTTGAAAACTGGTTGTTTGTAGTTTATAAAGACGAGAGCATCAGAAAGCGAATCCACGAAATAATGTACGAAGCTCATGCAGAGTACTATCGTGCATACGGTTTACCTGAGGAAAAAATAGAAAAGCTAAAAACAAAGATATTTGAAAAAGGGATGTACAGAGCTCCAGTTTATGTGGGAGTTTTTGTCGATAGAGAAACGCGCTTCTTAAAAGGAAAAGAATACGAGGAAATTGAATTCCTCTGGAGTGTTGAAAGTGCTGCAATGGCTATAGAGAACCTTATGCTCAAGGCGGTGGAACTTGGCCTGGGAACATGTTACATAGGAGTCACCAGCTTGGAGAAATACCAGAGAGAGCTTAGAGAAATGGCGGAACTTGGCGAGAATTGGTACCTCGTGGGGTTAGTTCCCGTAGGGTATCCTGCTGAAAAAATAGCCCCCAGACCGAGGAGAAAATCTCTGGAAAAAATCCTCAAAATAATTTAA
- the thiI gene encoding tRNA uracil 4-sulfurtransferase ThiI yields MLNAIIVRYGEIGTKSPKTRRWFENILINNIKEALVSEGIEYKNVFAKHGRIIVKTNKAGEGVRVLKRVFGIVSLSPSAEIDAELEKIYETSLKLFRRKLRALGVEEPKFRVTARRITKEFPLKSQELAAKVGEYILKNEECKVDLKNYDIEVGIELMEGKAYVYVDKVQGFGGLPVGTQGKVVALLSGGIDSPVAAFLMMKRGCEVIPVHIYMGERTLEKVRKIWNQLKKYHYGGKSDLIVIKPQEREKVIQTLKQLKKENYTCVFCKYMMVKKADKIAREFGAKGIVMGDSLGQVASQTLENMYIVSQASDLPIYRPLIGLDKEEIVEIAKSIGTFELSTLPEDEIPFIPKHPVIRGSWEEFKKLYKAVFGEEPKKRGCP; encoded by the coding sequence ATGTTAAATGCCATAATAGTCAGATACGGTGAGATAGGCACAAAATCTCCAAAAACGAGGAGATGGTTCGAGAACATTTTAATCAACAACATAAAAGAAGCCTTAGTGAGTGAGGGCATAGAGTACAAGAACGTCTTTGCAAAGCACGGCAGAATTATAGTAAAGACAAACAAGGCTGGAGAGGGTGTGAGGGTTCTTAAAAGGGTTTTTGGTATAGTCTCGCTTTCACCTTCTGCCGAGATAGATGCAGAGCTTGAGAAGATATATGAAACTTCTCTAAAACTTTTTAGGAGAAAGCTGAGGGCACTTGGAGTGGAAGAGCCGAAGTTCAGGGTAACCGCAAGGAGGATAACCAAGGAGTTCCCCCTTAAAAGCCAGGAGCTGGCTGCTAAAGTTGGTGAGTACATACTGAAAAACGAAGAGTGCAAAGTAGATTTAAAGAACTATGATATCGAGGTTGGTATAGAGCTAATGGAAGGAAAAGCCTATGTTTATGTTGATAAAGTCCAAGGGTTTGGTGGTCTTCCAGTAGGAACCCAAGGAAAGGTCGTGGCTCTTTTGAGTGGGGGTATAGATTCACCGGTCGCTGCTTTTCTGATGATGAAGCGAGGATGTGAAGTAATCCCTGTCCACATCTACATGGGGGAGAGAACCCTTGAGAAGGTCAGGAAAATCTGGAACCAGCTCAAAAAATACCACTATGGGGGTAAAAGTGACCTAATAGTTATTAAACCGCAGGAAAGGGAGAAGGTTATTCAAACGCTAAAGCAGCTTAAAAAAGAAAACTACACATGTGTTTTCTGCAAGTACATGATGGTCAAAAAAGCCGACAAGATTGCGAGAGAATTTGGAGCAAAGGGTATCGTCATGGGGGACTCCTTAGGTCAGGTGGCCTCTCAAACACTGGAGAATATGTACATAGTAAGTCAAGCAAGCGATCTGCCAATCTACAGGCCATTGATAGGGCTGGATAAAGAGGAAATTGTGGAGATTGCCAAAAGCATTGGAACCTTTGAGCTCTCTACACTGCCGGAAGATGAGATACCGTTTATTCCAAAACATCCGGTGATAAGGGGTTCTTGGGAGGAGTTCAAAAAGCTGTACAAAGCAGTCTTCGGTGAAGAACCGAAGAAAAGGGGATGTCCATGA
- a CDS encoding DUF998 domain-containing protein codes for MKRWVRILGLSFPFLTFGGILIAIYLNPWFSLTENALSDMGSIKNPIGYVFNSLLVLLGFLGFVFGVEMLKEKRITVLFPLGMVSLLLVGIFPEEYEPHSFFALAFYVLLFADIFICGLKRVRKKKSALIWLLGSPTVFMVMVYLTRVFEGLAIPELVGALFINARIVYLTLEVEQ; via the coding sequence ATGAAAAGGTGGGTTAGAATTTTGGGGCTCTCCTTTCCGTTTCTTACTTTTGGTGGAATCCTTATTGCAATTTACTTAAATCCTTGGTTTTCTTTAACTGAAAATGCCCTCAGCGATATGGGTTCCATTAAAAACCCTATAGGGTATGTTTTTAATTCTCTCCTCGTTCTTCTCGGCTTTCTTGGCTTTGTATTTGGGGTTGAAATGCTGAAGGAGAAGAGAATCACAGTCCTTTTTCCCCTCGGGATGGTGTCATTGTTGCTTGTGGGAATTTTTCCCGAAGAATATGAACCCCATTCGTTTTTTGCACTGGCCTTTTATGTCCTGCTCTTTGCGGACATCTTTATCTGTGGTTTAAAGAGAGTGAGAAAAAAGAAATCTGCTCTAATATGGCTTCTTGGTAGTCCGACGGTTTTTATGGTGATGGTTTATCTCACTAGGGTATTCGAGGGACTCGCTATTCCGGAGCTTGTAGGGGCACTTTTCATAAACGCCCGGATAGTCTACCTGACCCTGGAGGTGGAACAATGA
- a CDS encoding 7-cyano-7-deazaguanine synthase, with the protein MKAVALLSSGIDSPVAIYLMLKKGFTIYPIHFKQSELNYQKVRRIWQRLKELFPESLEELIVVDVFEYQKPVFDKLVELKKEKWICVFCKFTMFMKATEIAKEKGAMAIITGDSLGQVASQTLDNLLIISLATDLPIFRPLIGLDKVEIERIAKEIGTFEISVEPEEGCNFVPKHPIIRGTLGEFKKIYKEVFGRKC; encoded by the coding sequence ATGAAGGCTGTTGCACTCTTAAGCTCGGGGATAGATTCACCTGTGGCTATCTATCTAATGCTCAAAAAAGGTTTTACAATATACCCGATACACTTCAAGCAGAGTGAACTCAATTATCAAAAGGTTAGAAGAATCTGGCAGAGGCTTAAGGAACTTTTTCCAGAGAGCTTGGAGGAGCTAATCGTCGTTGATGTTTTTGAATACCAGAAACCTGTCTTTGATAAATTGGTGGAGCTGAAAAAGGAGAAGTGGATATGTGTTTTTTGTAAATTCACCATGTTCATGAAGGCCACTGAGATAGCAAAAGAAAAAGGGGCAATGGCTATAATCACGGGAGATTCCCTCGGCCAAGTTGCTTCTCAAACACTGGACAATCTTCTCATAATAAGCCTTGCAACAGATTTGCCAATATTCAGACCCCTTATAGGGCTGGACAAAGTAGAGATAGAAAGAATCGCAAAGGAAATAGGGACGTTTGAGATAAGCGTAGAGCCTGAAGAAGGCTGTAATTTTGTACCGAAGCACCCGATAATAAGGGGAACCCTTGGTGAGTTTAAGAAGATTTACAAGGAAGTGTTTGGCAGGAAATGTTGA
- a CDS encoding cysteine synthase family protein has translation MYFAKLEFFNPFSRSIKDRAVFNLIMKAMERGDINGTRRLFEATSGNVGIAMAAMSNLFGIEFRAYLPKPIPNTTLTLLRVLGAEVVKTEFETIDPKMIEFVKKEAEKANAVNLNQFENDDNFEAHYKYTAREIDEQLRSIGQKPDVIVAGIGTSGHIAGIAKYFKERYDTKIVGVVPAEGEKIPGIKGLETKPKWFFKVEVDEVVEVTQREAIEGSIQVARRDGLLIGLSSGAVVKAFERIRDGYPGTAVLVFPDDGFKYVEAFERYLSESR, from the coding sequence ATGTATTTTGCCAAACTGGAGTTCTTTAATCCTTTCAGCAGGAGCATAAAAGACAGGGCTGTTTTTAATCTTATTATGAAGGCTATGGAGCGAGGAGACATTAACGGCACGAGGAGGCTTTTTGAGGCAACCTCAGGAAATGTTGGCATAGCTATGGCAGCCATGTCAAACCTCTTTGGCATTGAATTCAGGGCTTATCTTCCAAAACCTATCCCCAACACAACCCTGACTCTGCTGAGAGTTCTTGGTGCCGAGGTAGTAAAAACCGAATTTGAAACTATTGATCCAAAGATGATAGAGTTCGTCAAAAAAGAAGCAGAGAAGGCAAATGCAGTAAATCTAAATCAGTTTGAGAATGATGACAACTTTGAAGCCCATTACAAATACACTGCAAGGGAGATTGATGAGCAGCTTAGAAGCATAGGGCAGAAACCGGATGTAATCGTTGCTGGAATCGGGACTTCGGGACATATAGCAGGGATAGCAAAATACTTCAAGGAGCGCTATGATACGAAGATTGTTGGAGTTGTTCCAGCCGAGGGTGAGAAGATTCCCGGGATAAAGGGGCTTGAGACAAAGCCGAAGTGGTTTTTTAAAGTGGAAGTTGATGAAGTGGTCGAGGTAACTCAGAGGGAAGCAATCGAAGGCTCTATACAAGTGGCCAGAAGGGATGGTCTTTTAATAGGGCTGAGTTCAGGTGCGGTAGTTAAGGCCTTTGAGAGAATTCGCGACGGATATCCGGGAACGGCAGTCTTAGTTTTTCCGGACGATGGGTTTAAATATGTTGAGGCATTTGAAAGATACTTGAGTGAAAGCCGATGA
- a CDS encoding carbohydrate kinase has translation MIYAIGEILIDFIAKEEGKLRDVREFEKHPGGAPANVVVGLRRLGVKSALISKVGADPFGEFLIEELKKERVKTKYIIKDSNKHTGIVFVQLIGAKPEFILYDGVAYFNLRKEEIQWDFMRDAELLHFGSVLFAREPSRSTVFEVLRAVKGRIPISYDVNIRLDLWRGREKEMLKDIEEALKLADIVKIGDGELEYLNKIGIALEDFNFALVAITRGAKGSTIIHKDIRVDVPSFKVEPVDTTGAGDAFMAALLASLFYMGKLDILEFSKEELKELGSFANLVAALSTTKRGAWSVPSLEEVLKHRKFSFLP, from the coding sequence ATGATATACGCAATAGGAGAAATTCTAATAGATTTTATTGCAAAAGAAGAGGGAAAACTGAGAGACGTTAGAGAATTTGAAAAACATCCCGGGGGAGCTCCAGCGAATGTTGTAGTTGGTCTGAGAAGGCTTGGAGTAAAAAGCGCACTGATAAGCAAAGTCGGTGCCGACCCTTTTGGTGAATTTCTTATAGAGGAACTCAAAAAAGAGAGGGTTAAAACAAAATACATAATAAAGGACAGTAACAAACACACAGGAATAGTCTTTGTTCAGCTCATAGGGGCAAAGCCCGAGTTTATACTGTACGATGGTGTGGCTTACTTTAACTTAAGAAAGGAAGAGATACAATGGGACTTTATGAGAGACGCTGAGCTTTTGCATTTTGGAAGTGTCCTCTTTGCGAGAGAGCCGAGCAGATCAACGGTGTTCGAGGTTCTTAGAGCGGTTAAAGGAAGAATACCCATCAGCTATGACGTTAATATCAGACTCGATTTGTGGAGAGGAAGAGAGAAAGAAATGCTCAAAGACATAGAAGAAGCCCTTAAGCTCGCAGATATAGTAAAAATTGGAGATGGGGAGCTGGAGTACCTCAACAAAATTGGAATAGCACTTGAGGACTTCAACTTTGCCCTTGTTGCGATAACAAGAGGGGCTAAAGGAAGTACAATTATCCACAAAGACATAAGGGTTGACGTGCCTTCGTTTAAAGTTGAGCCTGTAGATACCACTGGAGCAGGAGATGCCTTCATGGCAGCCCTATTGGCATCTCTTTTCTACATGGGCAAGCTTGACATACTGGAGTTCTCCAAAGAAGAGCTAAAAGAGTTGGGAAGCTTTGCAAACCTGGTGGCTGCGCTCTCAACTACAAAACGCGGAGCCTGGAGCGTGCCGAGTTTAGAAGAGGTTTTGAAGCATAGAAAATTCAGCTTTCTTCCGTAG
- a CDS encoding extracellular solute-binding protein — protein MHWWPTDFYSNYGYTERDRYRDKARRADYSKSNRSMVWAELDAFMEVIKAFEAQHPNIKVEYKTYRAEDLSTILPLQFESGDTPADVIAMWGWFIAEMDKKGHLME, from the coding sequence ATGCATTGGTGGCCAACAGACTTCTACTCCAACTACGGTTACACAGAAAGAGACCGTTACAGAGACAAAGCCCGTAGAGCAGATTACTCTAAAAGTAATAGGTCCATGGTCTGGGCAGAGCTTGATGCCTTTATGGAGGTTATTAAGGCTTTTGAAGCTCAACATCCAAACATAAAGGTGGAATACAAAACATACAGAGCTGAAGACCTCTCTACGATTCTACCTCTCCAGTTTGAGTCGGGAGATACTCCGGCTGATGTAATAGCAATGTGGGGATGGTTCATTGCAGAGATGGACAAAAAAGGCCACTTAATGGAGTAA